In one window of Kosmotoga pacifica DNA:
- a CDS encoding DUF2207 domain-containing protein codes for MKKLIIRGVITAAVSLAIWIIISLVVGGTGFNSTYHLESVEIEHRIMDDGTMEVHEKINYLLVKPYRGIYREIPTGRTKYSDIKVWTEGMNYTKIQNFSTANSLKLKVWLVPFNGSPREPSEGGDRVTLHITYKVQEAVEEGYDVAQLFWKYWGEDWEQPVKNLKASFSFPDYVNPIKIYTHPPADIKRESNTYWLQWKKFPAKTFGEVRMVLPKGVFTVSDSGRYTLEDIEKIENDYSRKVMLWKVNLPLILLGSSILILFLLFYFMGREPRIDYNALYERELPTNDGPEFINAVVKNLCTGVDNDGLGACILNLYRKGYLDFNVDSKKGRIEGIILKKLSGGDLSSAELQLLQFFSRYAIDFGDRKIFDFSELKSRFRKNQKEARRFTQELRTWKSFIKAMIKERKYLLSTGAGLSKLYALFLMAFSLFALFNVANSYEINFLFPVARYVYGLFWGVGAVVLTLPVDVFGRWTKKGREYYLKWKNFENYLKDYSLLSEYPPSSVVLWEEYLVYATALGVADEVRKHMNKIVPQELWEKEGGHMYMYYPYGLHVSRDFGSVVSTASAASSSSSSGSGAGGVGGGSGGGGGGAF; via the coding sequence ATGAAGAAATTGATTATCAGAGGTGTTATCACCGCCGCGGTGAGTCTGGCTATCTGGATCATCATAAGTTTGGTAGTGGGTGGTACAGGATTTAACTCGACTTATCACCTAGAAAGTGTTGAAATCGAGCATAGAATAATGGATGATGGCACAATGGAAGTGCATGAAAAAATCAATTATCTCCTTGTTAAACCTTACAGAGGAATATACCGTGAAATCCCAACAGGCCGAACTAAATATAGTGACATAAAAGTCTGGACTGAGGGAATGAATTATACAAAAATCCAAAACTTCAGTACGGCCAACTCGCTCAAGTTAAAAGTCTGGCTTGTTCCTTTCAATGGTTCACCTAGGGAACCATCTGAAGGCGGAGATAGAGTAACGCTTCATATAACCTATAAAGTTCAAGAAGCTGTAGAAGAAGGATATGACGTGGCACAGCTCTTTTGGAAATATTGGGGTGAAGACTGGGAACAACCTGTGAAAAATTTGAAAGCTTCCTTCAGTTTTCCCGACTACGTGAACCCCATCAAAATATATACCCACCCTCCTGCGGACATCAAAAGGGAAAGTAATACATACTGGCTTCAGTGGAAAAAATTCCCTGCAAAGACTTTTGGGGAAGTGCGCATGGTGCTGCCAAAAGGTGTGTTCACAGTTTCAGATTCAGGTAGATACACACTTGAGGATATAGAAAAGATCGAAAATGATTATTCCAGAAAGGTGATGTTATGGAAGGTGAACCTTCCTCTCATCTTACTGGGGAGTAGCATTCTTATTTTGTTCTTGCTGTTTTACTTCATGGGTCGGGAACCCAGAATAGATTATAACGCCTTATATGAAAGGGAATTGCCAACAAACGACGGACCGGAATTTATAAACGCTGTCGTCAAGAACCTGTGCACAGGAGTCGATAATGATGGTCTCGGGGCTTGTATACTAAACCTCTACAGGAAAGGTTATTTAGACTTTAATGTGGATTCAAAAAAGGGAAGGATCGAAGGTATCATTTTAAAGAAACTATCAGGTGGTGACCTTTCCAGTGCCGAATTGCAACTCTTGCAGTTCTTTTCAAGATATGCCATCGATTTTGGTGATAGAAAGATTTTCGATTTCAGTGAACTCAAAAGCCGATTCAGAAAAAACCAGAAAGAAGCAAGACGATTCACACAGGAACTCAGAACGTGGAAAAGCTTTATAAAAGCTATGATAAAAGAAAGAAAATACCTTCTTAGTACCGGAGCTGGACTTTCCAAACTATATGCGCTGTTTTTAATGGCTTTTTCTTTGTTCGCGTTGTTCAATGTAGCGAATTCCTATGAAATCAATTTTCTTTTCCCTGTTGCAAGATATGTATATGGACTCTTTTGGGGCGTAGGGGCTGTAGTTCTGACTTTACCGGTCGATGTTTTTGGAAGATGGACAAAAAAGGGTAGGGAATACTATCTGAAATGGAAGAATTTCGAAAATTATTTGAAAGATTACTCCTTGCTATCAGAATATCCACCTTCTTCTGTCGTTCTCTGGGAAGAATACCTTGTTTATGCCACGGCTCTTGGAGTAGCTGATGAAGTAAGAAAACACATGAATAAAATCGTACCACAGGAGTTGTGGGAAAAAGAAGGCGGACACATGTATATGTACTACCCATATGGTTTACATGTTTCACGGGACTTCGGTAGCGTTGTATCTACCGCTTCTGCAGCCTCCTCTTCTAGTTCAAGTGGCAGTGGTGCCGGAGGCGTGGGTGGAGGTTCAGGCGGAGGAGGCGGCGGAGCGTTTTGA
- a CDS encoding 5'-nucleotidase C-terminal domain-containing protein, translating to MKKLFLVFLVLLLLSVLYAVQFHLTILHTSDLHGNIFPINYATNAPYYVGLGKVSTILKNTLAENPATVILDTGDLIQGTPLEYYHAKIDNEPIDPMVLVMNHMGYKASVLGNHEFNYGMAVLEKAISEANFPFISANIVKKGTDEPYFKPYILFNVSDGENIITVAYLGLTTKFIPNWEEPKHIEMFDFLDPVEVAKKYVPMLRDVADVVVVGYHGGLEKDPKTGEPTEELTGENQGYQLIEEVPGIDVLLTGHQHREIATTINGVVVSQPRNWGKAVGKVDIILEMTDDKWEITSKEVTTISAKTVDADPEVLALAQPYEDKVQKWLIQPVGIATGDFYIDDPLVARLADNPLMEFINKVQMEVSGAPISSVALFNNSIKGWKAGPVTLRDINAVYIYPNTLKVLKVTGADIKAALEKSAEYFTLENDEVTVTKSWVDPKPRHYNYDMWEGIEYKIAVNKPVGERVIELKFNGEPIDLKAEYEIVLNNYRAGGGGGYSMFKGKPVVREVMLEVAELIADYIMEHETISPTVDGNWAVGVGDIYEIRWNDTLNKIAEKYDITVSELLEMNPSLKGADRIEAGTKLVIFKPFIPALVH from the coding sequence ATGAAAAAACTTTTTTTGGTTTTTCTGGTATTACTGCTCCTTTCTGTCCTTTACGCTGTCCAGTTTCATCTCACGATCCTTCATACCAGTGACCTGCACGGCAACATCTTCCCCATAAATTACGCCACAAATGCACCGTATTACGTTGGATTGGGGAAGGTCTCCACTATTTTAAAGAACACACTCGCCGAGAATCCTGCGACAGTCATCTTAGATACGGGTGATCTAATTCAAGGCACACCGCTCGAATATTACCACGCAAAGATCGACAATGAACCGATTGATCCTATGGTACTGGTTATGAACCATATGGGGTATAAAGCTTCTGTACTCGGTAACCATGAATTCAATTATGGTATGGCTGTTTTGGAGAAGGCCATTTCCGAGGCTAATTTTCCGTTTATAAGCGCTAATATCGTTAAGAAAGGAACAGACGAACCCTATTTTAAACCGTACATCCTTTTCAACGTTTCGGATGGAGAAAACATCATCACAGTCGCATACCTTGGTTTGACGACAAAATTCATCCCTAATTGGGAAGAACCAAAACACATCGAAATGTTCGACTTCTTAGACCCGGTAGAAGTTGCAAAGAAATACGTTCCGATGCTTAGAGATGTGGCAGATGTTGTGGTGGTAGGTTACCACGGTGGTCTGGAAAAAGATCCGAAAACAGGTGAACCAACTGAAGAACTGACTGGCGAAAATCAGGGATACCAGTTGATCGAAGAAGTTCCCGGTATTGATGTACTTCTGACCGGCCACCAACATAGAGAAATAGCGACCACGATAAACGGTGTCGTTGTTTCACAACCCCGCAACTGGGGTAAAGCAGTGGGAAAGGTCGACATTATTCTTGAAATGACAGACGATAAATGGGAAATAACCAGCAAAGAAGTTACAACGATCTCAGCAAAGACAGTTGACGCAGACCCCGAAGTGCTGGCTCTTGCACAACCTTATGAAGATAAGGTACAAAAATGGCTGATTCAGCCTGTTGGTATCGCCACAGGTGATTTCTATATTGATGATCCGCTTGTTGCGAGACTAGCTGATAACCCATTAATGGAATTCATAAACAAGGTACAGATGGAAGTGAGTGGTGCTCCCATATCTTCCGTTGCCCTCTTCAATAACTCAATAAAAGGCTGGAAAGCTGGTCCTGTTACGTTGAGAGACATAAATGCAGTATATATTTACCCAAACACGCTTAAAGTCCTCAAAGTAACGGGGGCTGATATCAAAGCAGCTCTAGAGAAGAGTGCGGAGTACTTCACACTGGAAAATGATGAGGTAACCGTTACGAAAAGCTGGGTTGATCCGAAGCCAAGACATTACAATTATGATATGTGGGAAGGCATTGAATATAAGATTGCCGTCAACAAGCCCGTTGGCGAGAGGGTGATAGAGCTAAAATTTAACGGTGAACCTATTGATCTGAAGGCAGAATACGAAATAGTCCTAAACAATTACCGTGCCGGCGGCGGGGGCGGATACTCCATGTTCAAAGGAAAACCAGTGGTAAGAGAAGTGATGCTAGAAGTAGCAGAATTGATAGCTGATTACATAATGGAACACGAAACTATTAGCCCGACCGTTGACGGTAACTGGGCCGTGGGTGTAGGCGACATTTATGAGATTCGATGGAACGACACCCTGAACAAGATAGCGGAAAAGTATGACATCACTGTATCTGAGCTCCTTGAAATGAACCCCTCTCTGAAAGGTGCTGATAGAATAGAAGCAGGCACGAAACTTGTGATATTCAAACCTTTCATTCCCGCGCTAGTCCACTGA
- a CDS encoding carboxypeptidase M32, which translates to MKELEKLKELLKEISMINSAVSLMHWDHRTYMPPKGAESRAETVGYLSTLSFKKLISTEMGELLESLSKKENFDSLSDTDRTLIKVVKHDYKKAKAIPPELYQKYVIAASRSETVWETAKKKNDFESFRPYLEELLEIIREMVKLYGYEENPYDALLDNFEPGMTASKLRKIIAELKANLIPFVRLIATKSENIDRSFLKGRFSKRTQEKLSKEALKAIGYDFKAGRLDETMHPFTITIGYNDVRVTTKYETSEFTPSLYGTIHEGGHALYELGISQELKWTPLADGASMGIHESQSRMMENIVGRSYEFLKFFYPNIQKTFPKQFRNVSLDRFYKAINFVRPSLIRIEADEVTYNLHIMLRFEIEEALINREIEVKDLPKIWNEKMAEYLGVIPPNDSLGVLQDVHWAGGMIGYFPSYMLGNLYAAQFFRAAEKDISDLKHLIEKGNLAPLKEWLKEKIHKHGRMLKPEELCKNVTGEELSPSYFIDYIREKYSKIYEL; encoded by the coding sequence ATGAAAGAACTTGAAAAACTAAAAGAACTGTTGAAAGAAATCTCTATGATCAATTCTGCCGTTTCCTTGATGCACTGGGATCATAGGACATATATGCCTCCCAAAGGCGCTGAATCCAGAGCAGAGACTGTTGGATACTTGTCAACCCTTTCTTTTAAAAAACTCATCTCAACTGAGATGGGTGAATTGCTTGAGAGTCTTTCCAAAAAAGAGAATTTCGATTCGCTTTCAGATACAGATCGTACTCTGATCAAAGTAGTAAAACATGATTATAAAAAGGCAAAAGCGATTCCACCAGAACTTTATCAGAAATATGTTATTGCAGCCTCCAGAAGCGAAACAGTCTGGGAAACTGCAAAGAAAAAAAACGATTTCGAATCCTTTAGACCCTATCTGGAAGAATTGCTTGAAATCATTAGGGAAATGGTGAAACTCTACGGTTATGAAGAGAACCCATACGATGCCCTCCTGGATAACTTTGAGCCGGGCATGACAGCATCAAAATTAAGAAAAATCATTGCAGAGCTCAAAGCCAACCTCATACCTTTTGTCAGACTAATAGCCACTAAAAGTGAAAATATTGATAGATCTTTTCTCAAAGGAAGGTTCAGCAAGCGCACACAGGAGAAGCTTTCAAAAGAAGCATTGAAAGCTATTGGATATGATTTCAAAGCTGGAAGACTCGATGAAACGATGCATCCTTTTACTATAACCATCGGTTATAATGATGTAAGGGTTACAACGAAATATGAAACATCTGAATTTACCCCATCATTGTATGGGACAATACATGAGGGTGGACATGCCCTTTATGAGCTTGGAATTTCTCAGGAATTGAAATGGACTCCTCTTGCCGATGGTGCCTCCATGGGTATTCACGAATCGCAATCGAGGATGATGGAAAATATCGTTGGGAGAAGTTATGAATTCCTCAAATTCTTCTATCCAAACATCCAGAAGACCTTTCCGAAGCAATTTAGAAATGTTTCCCTCGATCGATTCTATAAAGCCATCAATTTTGTGCGACCTTCGCTCATAAGAATCGAAGCGGATGAAGTAACTTATAACCTTCATATTATGCTCAGATTTGAAATTGAAGAAGCTCTCATAAACAGAGAAATCGAGGTAAAAGACCTTCCCAAAATATGGAACGAAAAAATGGCTGAATATCTAGGAGTTATTCCACCAAACGACTCACTAGGAGTCTTACAAGATGTCCACTGGGCTGGTGGAATGATCGGATATTTCCCCTCTTATATGCTCGGTAACCTATATGCTGCGCAATTCTTCCGTGCTGCAGAGAAAGATATTTCCGATCTGAAGCACCTGATAGAGAAAGGCAATCTGGCTCCATTAAAAGAATGGCTAAAAGAAAAAATTCATAAACACGGTAGAATGCTCAAGCCGGAAGAGCTGTGCAAGAACGTTACTGGTGAGGAACTTTCTCCCTCATACTTTATCGATTATATTCGTGAAAAGTATTCAAAAATCTATGAACTATGA
- a CDS encoding ABC transporter permease: MKEKSLELTMKPTREGLLSTLFALGISLLAGIIIILVTSNSPYEAITAFFISPLRSSYFLLNIITGAIPLVFTGLAVAVAFGSGNYNLGLEGQVYISAIVGNYVAIKLASLHTLLVLSLVFIFSFLTGGLVAGFSGLMKKVNGTNELISSLLLGNAFVILSDYLVEGPFNDFQSGLAASPRIPENLLFTKIAPPSDLHTGIFFSLITITLVWLLLKHTNVGYYMKLTGSSPKFAFYSGIGIGKLSVFAMFISGGLAGLAGLIDLLGVHGRVVRGFSTGYGWNGIAVALIARNNPLLVLPAALLFSYLNVGAQVASFEADITPEISRIIQALIFFLITMKELRGFLPGRRGKEWV; encoded by the coding sequence GTGAAAGAGAAGTCACTGGAGTTAACCATGAAACCAACACGTGAGGGGCTACTAAGTACGTTGTTCGCCCTTGGGATTTCACTTCTTGCTGGCATCATTATAATTTTGGTCACCAGCAATTCTCCATATGAAGCGATAACAGCCTTTTTCATATCACCATTGAGAAGTTCATACTTTCTCCTCAACATAATAACCGGTGCTATCCCTCTAGTCTTCACTGGACTTGCAGTAGCAGTTGCTTTTGGTAGTGGAAACTACAATCTTGGTCTGGAAGGGCAGGTATATATTTCTGCTATCGTTGGAAATTATGTGGCAATAAAACTTGCTTCCCTTCATACACTCCTGGTTCTTTCATTGGTTTTCATATTTTCGTTCTTAACCGGTGGCTTGGTTGCCGGCTTCTCAGGGCTTATGAAGAAAGTAAACGGCACCAACGAGCTTATAAGTTCCCTTCTCCTTGGAAATGCCTTCGTGATATTGTCAGACTACCTTGTCGAAGGCCCTTTCAACGATTTTCAATCGGGACTCGCTGCATCACCAAGAATCCCTGAAAATCTTTTGTTTACAAAAATAGCCCCACCGTCTGATTTGCATACTGGAATATTTTTCTCGTTGATTACTATAACACTTGTATGGCTGCTTTTAAAACACACAAATGTAGGATACTACATGAAACTTACTGGCAGTTCACCGAAATTTGCATTCTATAGCGGAATAGGTATCGGGAAACTCTCGGTATTTGCGATGTTTATCAGCGGGGGTCTCGCGGGTCTCGCAGGGCTTATCGATTTACTTGGGGTACATGGAAGAGTTGTCCGTGGTTTTTCCACTGGATATGGTTGGAATGGCATAGCGGTCGCTTTGATCGCCAGAAACAATCCCTTACTTGTTCTACCTGCCGCTCTGTTATTCTCATATCTCAATGTGGGAGCTCAGGTAGCTTCTTTTGAAGCGGATATTACGCCTGAGATTTCAAGAATAATCCAGGCACTCATTTTCTTCCTTATAACTATGAAGGAACTCAGAGGATTCCTCCCTGGCAGGAGGGGAAAGGAATGGGTTTAA
- a CDS encoding ABC transporter permease, with protein sequence MGLKVLLETIVVSTPILLASLGGAFTQLSGALNIGLEGSILISAFFSFFGTYFSSNTLIGIITGIGAAVILNVIIILLSEKLRANLFIVGLASNLFASGITGFIAVLFFKSKGTIITSDFPKVDALLKFFVENTSVGFNFFDITALVCIPIVYMMVSKTNFGLRLRATGYNPGATYASGINVFKMRFFSYILCGIMTGLAGASLSLSLGAFVSEMSGGRGWIALVVVFLSKGKPFWTALVALLMSFTFELSNILQTTSYFPPKLLLSLPYLLTLFVVILFSKKRGQEG encoded by the coding sequence ATGGGTTTAAAAGTCCTTCTGGAAACCATTGTTGTTAGCACTCCGATATTACTGGCTTCACTGGGTGGTGCTTTTACTCAGCTTTCCGGAGCCCTTAATATTGGATTGGAAGGTTCTATATTGATTTCCGCTTTTTTTAGCTTTTTTGGCACATACTTTTCATCTAATACCCTGATAGGAATTATTACGGGTATTGGAGCAGCGGTAATTTTAAACGTTATCATTATCCTTCTTTCAGAAAAACTAAGGGCCAATCTTTTCATAGTTGGACTGGCTTCTAACCTCTTTGCGTCAGGTATAACGGGGTTTATTGCGGTTCTCTTTTTTAAAAGTAAAGGAACAATAATAACTTCAGATTTTCCAAAGGTTGATGCTTTACTGAAGTTTTTCGTTGAAAACACATCAGTTGGATTTAACTTCTTCGATATAACTGCGCTTGTTTGTATACCGATAGTGTACATGATGGTCTCCAAAACAAACTTCGGGCTAAGGCTCAGGGCTACTGGTTACAATCCAGGTGCTACCTATGCTTCAGGAATAAACGTATTCAAAATGAGGTTTTTTTCGTACATCCTGTGTGGTATTATGACAGGGCTGGCAGGTGCTTCTCTGTCATTGAGCCTTGGAGCTTTTGTCAGTGAGATGTCTGGAGGTAGAGGGTGGATTGCTCTTGTTGTAGTATTCCTTAGCAAGGGAAAGCCTTTTTGGACAGCATTGGTGGCTTTGTTAATGAGTTTCACTTTCGAACTATCAAATATCCTCCAAACAACGAGCTACTTTCCACCGAAACTTCTTTTAAGCCTGCCATATCTTTTGACGCTTTTTGTGGTAATTCTTTTCTCAAAGAAGCGCGGTCAGGAAGGTTAG
- a CDS encoding ABC transporter ATP-binding protein, translated as MHKKDVLLIEGVSKLYKESNTQALKDVSMVVKKGMIHALIGENAAGKSTLVSIIAGLIPKDSGEIFFNGERLNFSSPKEAYKKGIALVHQHFMLVDELSVLENIILGIEPSFLGFLNKKKALNYVKFVEKEYGLSVDPFAYVGNLSVAEKQYVEILRALIHDPEILILDEPTSVLTEKEVDELFKILVSLKEKGKTIIYISHKLPEIKQIADRITVLRKGMVVGEFDSSELSTEEIAHLMIGETASLKPIRTSSAGNILLSIKELRAGSVRTGIRVNGVSFDIRKGEIVAITGVAGNGQEELIHAIFGLVDIISGTVVFLDENITGLKPKELRKRKIAFVPSDRTSMGCCLKCTVVENMVMPYIHAQRIKLLNWQKLTSQVYERIQKNEISVPGLSLPVRYLSGGNLQKLIISRELAYNPKLLLVSDPTRGLDTKSATEVQNLLLEFKSRGSVLMVSTDLDEVLNVADRILVMSAGRIVFQTINDDSVSKEILGRYMISGDKSEREVTGVNHETNT; from the coding sequence ATGCATAAAAAGGACGTTCTGTTAATCGAAGGCGTTAGCAAACTATATAAAGAAAGCAACACTCAAGCCCTTAAAGATGTTTCTATGGTGGTAAAAAAGGGTATGATTCATGCGCTTATCGGCGAAAATGCCGCCGGTAAATCCACGCTTGTCAGCATAATTGCCGGTCTTATCCCCAAAGACAGTGGCGAGATATTCTTCAACGGTGAGAGATTGAATTTTTCTTCCCCGAAAGAGGCATATAAAAAGGGTATCGCCCTGGTTCATCAGCATTTTATGCTTGTTGATGAACTTAGCGTTCTGGAAAACATCATCCTAGGAATCGAACCGTCTTTTCTGGGTTTTTTAAACAAAAAGAAAGCTCTCAATTATGTAAAGTTTGTGGAGAAAGAATATGGACTTTCAGTTGATCCCTTCGCTTATGTAGGAAATTTGAGCGTAGCCGAGAAGCAATATGTTGAGATATTGCGTGCACTCATCCATGATCCCGAGATATTAATTCTTGACGAACCAACCTCAGTTTTGACAGAAAAGGAAGTCGATGAACTTTTCAAAATCCTTGTTTCATTAAAAGAGAAAGGCAAAACTATTATATACATCAGCCACAAATTACCAGAGATCAAACAAATTGCTGACAGGATAACAGTTTTAAGAAAGGGTATGGTAGTTGGCGAATTCGATTCTTCCGAGCTTTCAACAGAAGAAATTGCACACCTGATGATCGGAGAAACCGCCTCGTTGAAGCCCATCAGGACCTCCTCTGCTGGTAATATATTGCTCTCTATAAAAGAACTCCGCGCTGGATCAGTTAGAACAGGCATAAGAGTTAATGGAGTTTCATTCGACATCAGGAAAGGTGAAATAGTCGCAATAACAGGAGTTGCAGGAAACGGTCAGGAAGAACTAATACACGCCATATTTGGACTCGTTGATATAATTTCAGGCACTGTTGTATTTCTCGATGAAAATATTACTGGTTTGAAGCCAAAAGAACTTCGAAAACGGAAAATAGCTTTTGTACCATCTGACAGAACGTCTATGGGTTGTTGCTTAAAATGTACTGTTGTTGAGAATATGGTGATGCCCTATATTCATGCTCAGAGGATAAAATTATTAAATTGGCAGAAACTCACATCGCAAGTATATGAAAGAATCCAAAAAAATGAAATATCTGTTCCGGGGCTATCACTTCCGGTACGATATCTCTCCGGTGGAAACCTTCAGAAGCTCATAATTTCGAGAGAACTCGCTTACAACCCAAAACTACTGCTCGTATCCGATCCCACAAGAGGTCTAGATACTAAATCAGCAACGGAAGTTCAGAACTTACTTCTGGAGTTTAAAAGCAGAGGTAGCGTTTTGATGGTTTCAACAGATTTAGATGAAGTGCTAAACGTGGCAGACAGGATATTGGTAATGTCAGCTGGAAGAATTGTGTTTCAAACTATAAATGACGATTCGGTAAGTAAAGAAATTTTAGGCAGGTATATGATTTCAGGTGATAAAAGTGAAAGAGAAGTCACTGGAGTTAACCATGAAACCAACACGTGA
- the gltA gene encoding NADPH-dependent glutamate synthase, with amino-acid sequence MALKKRVPMLEQSPEERIKNFSEVALGYTEELALLEANRCLQCPTHPCISGCPVEINIPAFIKAICEKDYKKGIEILKDTNNLPAICGRVCPQEKQCEAQCVLGKVKGNDSVAIGRLERFLADLDLSLEISKHRSDTENTGKVAVIGAGPAGLTVAADLARMGYEVTIFEAFHRAGGVLIYGIPEFRLPKDIVEKEVNYVISLGVKIEYNQVIGRTIPFRKIRQDFDAVFIGIGAGAPRFMGIPGSNLNNIYSASEFLTRVNLLKANEFPKYDTPVRIANRVVVIGAGNVSMDAARTARRLGAEEVLVIYRRSEAEMPARLEEYHHALQEGIIFHWLTQPVEYIGDINNNVKAMKCIKMKLGVPDESGRRRPIPIDGSEFIVETSLVIEAIGQKANSVLRTGFPGLKLNKWGYIEADPETGATNLEGVFAGGDIVTGAATVIEAMGAGKRAARAIDSYIRSLKRA; translated from the coding sequence ATGGCTTTGAAAAAGCGGGTTCCCATGCTGGAACAATCTCCAGAAGAGAGAATAAAGAACTTTTCTGAGGTTGCCCTCGGATACACCGAGGAATTGGCTTTATTGGAGGCCAATAGATGTCTTCAATGTCCTACTCACCCATGCATTTCAGGATGTCCCGTAGAGATCAACATTCCAGCTTTTATAAAAGCAATCTGCGAGAAGGACTATAAAAAGGGAATAGAAATATTAAAGGACACAAATAACCTTCCGGCTATTTGTGGACGAGTTTGTCCACAGGAAAAACAATGTGAAGCTCAATGCGTACTTGGGAAAGTGAAAGGCAACGACTCCGTTGCCATCGGTAGACTCGAGCGATTTCTTGCAGACCTCGATCTTTCATTGGAAATATCGAAACACAGGAGTGATACTGAGAATACAGGGAAGGTGGCCGTCATTGGAGCTGGGCCGGCCGGACTAACGGTTGCAGCTGATCTGGCCAGAATGGGCTATGAAGTCACCATATTTGAAGCTTTTCACCGGGCCGGTGGTGTGTTGATATACGGTATTCCAGAATTCAGGTTACCCAAAGATATCGTCGAAAAAGAAGTGAATTATGTGATATCCCTTGGTGTGAAGATCGAGTATAATCAGGTTATTGGAAGGACGATACCTTTCAGAAAGATCCGTCAGGATTTTGATGCCGTGTTTATCGGTATCGGTGCGGGAGCACCGAGGTTTATGGGAATACCAGGATCAAATTTGAATAATATCTATTCTGCAAGTGAATTTCTCACGCGGGTGAATCTACTCAAAGCGAATGAATTTCCGAAGTACGACACCCCTGTACGTATAGCTAACCGAGTCGTTGTAATAGGTGCAGGAAACGTCAGTATGGATGCAGCAAGAACCGCGCGAAGGCTTGGAGCTGAAGAAGTTCTGGTGATATATCGCAGAAGTGAAGCTGAGATGCCAGCAAGGCTCGAAGAATATCATCACGCCCTTCAAGAAGGAATTATCTTCCACTGGCTGACCCAGCCAGTGGAATACATAGGGGATATTAATAACAACGTGAAGGCCATGAAATGCATAAAAATGAAACTTGGGGTTCCGGATGAATCCGGTCGAAGAAGACCGATTCCAATTGATGGATCCGAGTTTATCGTGGAAACCAGTCTAGTCATAGAAGCCATCGGACAAAAGGCTAATTCAGTATTAAGAACCGGTTTTCCCGGTCTGAAGCTCAACAAGTGGGGGTACATAGAAGCAGACCCTGAGACAGGTGCAACGAATCTCGAAGGAGTCTTTGCTGGCGGTGATATCGTCACCGGTGCGGCAACGGTTATCGAAGCCATGGGAGCGGGGAAACGTGCTGCAAGAGCTATTGACAGTTATATTAGGTCATTAAAGCGGGCCTAA
- a CDS encoding sulfide/dihydroorotate dehydrogenase-like FAD/NAD-binding protein, whose protein sequence is MAYKILKKKRLAPGLYDFLIEHTTIPLYARPGQFLIIRIDERGERIPITIAGVQENSVRIIVKCVGKSTYKLAMMKEGEHVLDVVGPLGNPSEIDCYGRVCVIGGGVGIAPLLPITKALKGASNHITAILGAATAEFLILEEEFRELSDELIITTDDGTIGKKGLVTHRLEELLNAGERFDRIWAIGPTVMMKFVSAIATRQEIPCWVSLNPIMVDGTGMCGACRVEIDGNMKFACVDGPEFDGRFVNWNELIKRQHQYKEQEKAALELFKKEAGDLSWL, encoded by the coding sequence ATGGCTTACAAGATATTGAAGAAAAAAAGGTTGGCACCTGGGCTATACGATTTCCTCATTGAACATACTACCATTCCTCTTTATGCACGACCTGGCCAATTTCTGATCATACGTATAGACGAACGGGGAGAGCGAATTCCTATTACGATCGCGGGTGTTCAAGAGAATTCTGTGAGGATCATTGTCAAATGTGTGGGAAAGAGCACTTATAAACTCGCAATGATGAAAGAAGGAGAACATGTTCTCGATGTTGTAGGGCCGCTTGGTAACCCCAGTGAAATAGATTGCTACGGCAGAGTGTGCGTCATAGGTGGTGGTGTTGGCATTGCGCCCCTTCTACCTATAACAAAAGCTTTGAAAGGTGCGAGTAATCACATTACAGCGATTCTGGGTGCTGCGACAGCCGAGTTTCTCATTCTCGAAGAAGAGTTTCGAGAACTCTCGGATGAATTGATTATAACAACAGACGACGGCACAATTGGTAAGAAAGGGCTCGTGACGCACAGACTCGAAGAGCTCTTGAATGCCGGAGAGCGTTTTGACAGGATCTGGGCCATCGGGCCTACGGTAATGATGAAATTCGTTTCCGCGATAGCAACCAGACAAGAAATTCCTTGCTGGGTTTCCCTTAATCCGATCATGGTTGACGGCACAGGAATGTGTGGAGCCTGCAGGGTTGAAATTGACGGAAACATGAAATTTGCCTGTGTTGATGGCCCGGAATTTGACGGGCGTTTCGTTAATTGGAACGAACTCATCAAACGGCAGCACCAGTACAAAGAGCAGGAAAAAGCTGCACTAGAATTGTTCAAGAAAGAAGCGGGTGATCTCTCATGGCTTTGA